The window ACATTTCTTTCACCAGACTCACAGCTTCGTCAGTGCTGGTATTCATTTTCCAGTTTCCAGCAATTAAGGGTTTTCTTTTCATTTTCCCTCACTAAGCTCCATACTTTCCCAATTTTTCCGCATTTGCCATCGCCAGCGGCATGATGCTGGTAGCAGGTATCGTTCCTAATCCGCCAGCAAGACATGATGCCTCTGAGAATGACAGGGTATTATCTGGACGGCAATACTCCGCATGAAGTAATAGCGGTACCGGGTGCCAGCTATGGCCTTTAAGCATAGCTGGGGTGGAATGATCACCTGCAATCACCAGCACATCCGGTTTTAGTGCCAGTATGCGTGGAAGGTAACGGTCGACTTCTTCTATCACCCGTACTTTTCGTTGAAAATCGCCATCTTCGCCGGCAGAGTCAGCACCCTTCACGTGCAGGAAGAAAAAGTCATGCGAAGCAAAGGCTTCTTCAAGAGTTTTGATTTCATCCGCTAAGGTTAGCCCTGTTGACAGTACATCCATACCAACCAACCGGGCTAGTCCGCGATACATCGGGTAGCTGGCAACAGACGCTGGCTGGAGTTGATATATCGATTGCATCGTAGGTATATTCGGCATGGAAGAAAATCCTCTGAGGAGAATCATATTAGCTGCCTTTTGCCCAGCGAGAATTTTAGTTGCACTAGTGATAAATTGGTTAACAGCTCTGGCTGTTCTTTCTGCTCTCAGCGAAGTGACAAAAGCTGCAAGCGGTGCAACTCCTACTTGTTGTGGATCAGTATCTTTAACTTCATCACTCAATGTTTCATTTGAACGCATTAAAACCACAAAGCGGTGTTCTCGAACTGGCCGCACTATAAATTCAATCCCGTCGATTATCTGTCCATCCAGGGCTTTACACAGATCTGCGGCTTGTTGGCTTTCAATCCGCCCTGCTCTCCGATCGGTTATTAAACCACCAGGATTAACAGTACAAAAATTTCCCCTGGCAGCAACATCTCCTTGACGGACATCCATATCGATACCAACAGCTTCAAGTATTCCCCTGCCAATGACATATGAAAGTGGATCGTAACCGAACAAACTCAAGTGGCCCGGCGCACTGCCAGGGGTAATTCCTGGTAATACTGGTATGGAAAATCCGCAAACGCTTTTTCTTGCCAGGGAATCCAGATTAGGCTTTTCGGCAGTTTCCAACTCAGTTCTTCCAGAATCGGGATCAGGAACTCCCCCAAGGCCATCAATAACCAGCAGAACTATTTTTTTATCATTTTGCAGCGATAAGGACCGGATCAATTCGATTTGGTTATGACTAACTATAATGCTGCACCTCGCTGATCTCGAATATATTCCACAGCTTCTCCGTCCCTTTCTTTATCCATTAGAACAGAAACGCCAGGCAATGGTTCACCGCTTAAAAACTCAAGAGATGCCCCGCCCCCAGTGGAAACAAATGTCATTTTTTCCGCCAGTTTCATTTCAGTCATAATTTCAGCGGTAGATCCGCCACCCACAATTGTAGTTGCTAATAAGTTCGACATCACCCGGGCGATGGTGCGTGTTCCTTCAGAATATTGCGGAATTTCATAAATACCCATAGGTCCGTTCCAGAAAACGGTGCGGCACTTCTCAAGGACTCCGGTAAATTTGGTAATCGTAAGTGCACCGATATCAACAATCATCTTATCTGGTGGTATTTGTGATATTGGAACATTAATTGGATGAGTTGGCGGATTAATGCTGTCCACAACCATAACATCATCAGGCAGAATCAGCTTGACTCCATTACCAGCAACTTTTTCAATCAGCATTTTAGCGATTTCCAGGGAACCATCTATCAATGACTTGCCCACCTCGTAGCCCTGGGCTTTCAAGAAAGTCGCTGCCATGCCGCCACCAACAATTATGAAGTTCACCTTATCCATGGTGTTTTCCAGCAGCTTTACTTTATCGCTCACTTTGGCTCCACCAAGAAGCACTCCAAAAGGCCGGTTGGGTTTTTCCAGAACCAGACCCAGAGAATTTATTTCCTTCTCCAGCAGTAGTCCAGCTACTGACGGAAGAAATTCAGTAATACCCACAATTGATGCATGCTTGCGATGAGATGTTCCAAAAGCATCATTTACATAGATATCTCCGAGCTGAGCCAGTTTATACGCAAAATGTGGATTGTTCTCTTCTTCATTCGGATAAAAGCGCAGGTTTTCAAGTAATAATATCCCGGAGTTCTGCAAATTATCAGCCAGATGTTCCACCTCCAGGCCGATACAGTCCGATGAAAATTTAACTTCTTCCCTAAGAATTT of the Dehalococcoidales bacterium genome contains:
- a CDS encoding phosphoglycerate kinase; translation: MDKKTVRDVPVCNRRVLVRVDFNVPINEQTGEITDDSRIRASLPTIEYLINNDAKVILCSHLGRPKGKRDLRYSLEPVASRLSQILREEVKFSSDCIGLEVEHLADNLQNSGILLLENLRFYPNEEENNPHFAYKLAQLGDIYVNDAFGTSHRKHASIVGITEFLPSVAGLLLEKEINSLGLVLEKPNRPFGVLLGGAKVSDKVKLLENTMDKVNFIIVGGGMAATFLKAQGYEVGKSLIDGSLEIAKMLIEKVAGNGVKLILPDDVMVVDSINPPTHPINVPISQIPPDKMIVDIGALTITKFTGVLEKCRTVFWNGPMGIYEIPQYSEGTRTIARVMSNLLATTIVGGGSTAEIMTEMKLAEKMTFVSTGGGASLEFLSGEPLPGVSVLMDKERDGEAVEYIRDQRGAAL
- a CDS encoding 2,3-bisphosphoglycerate-independent phosphoglycerate mutase, with protein sequence MIRSLSLQNDKKIVLLVIDGLGGVPDPDSGRTELETAEKPNLDSLARKSVCGFSIPVLPGITPGSAPGHLSLFGYDPLSYVIGRGILEAVGIDMDVRQGDVAARGNFCTVNPGGLITDRRAGRIESQQAADLCKALDGQIIDGIEFIVRPVREHRFVVLMRSNETLSDEVKDTDPQQVGVAPLAAFVTSLRAERTARAVNQFITSATKILAGQKAANMILLRGFSSMPNIPTMQSIYQLQPASVASYPMYRGLARLVGMDVLSTGLTLADEIKTLEEAFASHDFFFLHVKGADSAGEDGDFQRKVRVIEEVDRYLPRILALKPDVLVIAGDHSTPAMLKGHSWHPVPLLLHAEYCRPDNTLSFSEASCLAGGLGTIPATSIMPLAMANAEKLGKYGA